In a genomic window of Akkermansia massiliensis:
- a CDS encoding TlpA disulfide reductase family protein, with amino-acid sequence MKTFTALILSGSIAAMTAPAFLHAADNGNGAKVTYPSFDEGSHLHGPRIKASDLKGKVVFFEYWGINCPPCIASMPHLQELQDKFQSKGFTVVGSHRQGLTPRVKQFLEEKKITFPVYQGLDIPAASCPGGLPHAVLIGANGKVVAKGHPTQLYDLVKKEVMKVERGLPILEGVELDKYKSLAKTVVSNGSNIESKITPLRKKTDDEEAQAVCAAFDEWLGDAKDMVQAQIQSNPLEAVTAITRLKTAVPSVKEFDEPLATLKANKDLPKLADLNKKISALEQRKAKGRKVSESDLKSLTQAVDKFAESDNEATQTVAGNLKKSLSSLAVPEAPEDK; translated from the coding sequence ATGAAAACCTTTACTGCCCTCATTCTGTCCGGCTCCATTGCCGCCATGACGGCCCCGGCTTTCCTCCACGCGGCGGACAACGGGAACGGCGCCAAAGTCACCTACCCATCCTTTGACGAAGGCAGCCACCTCCACGGGCCGAGAATCAAGGCTTCCGACCTGAAGGGGAAGGTGGTGTTTTTTGAATACTGGGGCATCAACTGCCCTCCCTGCATCGCCAGCATGCCGCATTTGCAGGAATTACAGGACAAATTCCAATCCAAGGGTTTCACCGTGGTTGGCAGTCACCGCCAGGGGCTGACCCCCAGGGTGAAGCAGTTCCTGGAGGAAAAGAAGATTACCTTCCCCGTCTATCAGGGGCTGGATATTCCGGCGGCCTCCTGCCCGGGCGGCCTGCCGCATGCGGTGCTGATCGGGGCCAACGGAAAGGTGGTGGCCAAGGGGCATCCCACCCAGCTTTACGACCTGGTGAAAAAGGAGGTGATGAAGGTGGAACGCGGCCTTCCCATCCTGGAAGGCGTGGAGCTGGACAAGTACAAATCCCTGGCCAAGACGGTCGTTTCCAACGGCAGCAACATCGAGTCCAAGATCACGCCCCTGCGGAAGAAAACGGACGACGAGGAGGCCCAGGCCGTCTGCGCCGCTTTTGACGAATGGCTGGGAGACGCCAAGGACATGGTGCAGGCCCAGATCCAGTCCAACCCGCTGGAAGCGGTGACGGCCATCACGCGCCTCAAGACGGCGGTCCCCTCCGTCAAGGAGTTCGACGAACCGCTGGCGACTCTGAAGGCGAACAAGGACCTGCCGAAGCTGGCCGACCTCAACAAGAAGATTTCCGCCCTGGAACAGCGCAAGGCGAAAGGGAGAAAGGTTTCTGAATCCGACCTCAAATCCCTGACGCAGGCCGTGGACAAATTCGCGGAGTCCGATAATGAAGCCACGCAGACCGTTGCGGGCAATCTGAAAAAGAGCCTTTCTTCCCTGGCTGTGCCAGAGGCTCCGGAAGATAAATAA
- a CDS encoding GNAT family N-acetyltransferase, with protein sequence MPTLRQAAKDDIMLIHELALQAFPATYRDLLSQEQMDFMMDWMYSPANLEKQMEEGHVYFIASHQGEDCGYLSVQPEGPGVFHLQKIYVLPGFQGLHIGSYLFRQAVSYIRSIHPEPCLMRLNVNRYNTRAVEFYRRMGMRELERGDFHIGHGYYMTDYIMGLDIA encoded by the coding sequence ATGCCAACACTCCGCCAAGCCGCCAAGGACGACATCATGCTGATTCATGAACTGGCCCTCCAGGCTTTTCCGGCCACTTACCGGGACCTCCTTTCCCAGGAGCAGATGGATTTCATGATGGACTGGATGTATTCCCCCGCCAATCTGGAGAAGCAGATGGAGGAAGGGCACGTGTATTTCATCGCCTCCCATCAGGGGGAGGACTGCGGCTACCTGTCCGTCCAGCCGGAAGGCCCCGGCGTCTTCCACTTGCAGAAAATTTATGTTCTGCCCGGCTTCCAGGGGCTGCACATCGGCAGCTACCTGTTCCGCCAGGCCGTCAGCTACATCAGGAGCATCCACCCGGAACCGTGCCTGATGCGCCTGAACGTGAACCGCTATAATACCCGGGCGGTGGAGTTTTACCGGCGCATGGGGATGCGGGAACTGGAACGCGGGGATTTCCACATCGGCCACGGTTATTACATGACGGATTACATCATGGGGCTGGATATTGCCTGA
- a CDS encoding TfoX/Sxy family protein translates to MRTWSMASSPDVVEYICFQLRHAGDISFKKMFGEYGLYCDRKYFGLVCDNQLFVKITEPGLKLLPQQEQGSPYPGARPHFLMTELDDDRALSSFVRATCSVLSAPDVLSGKKKKASGEKRNRRP, encoded by the coding sequence ATGAGAACATGGAGCATGGCTTCTTCCCCGGATGTTGTAGAATATATCTGTTTCCAGCTCCGGCATGCCGGGGACATTTCCTTCAAAAAAATGTTTGGGGAATACGGCCTGTACTGTGACCGGAAATATTTCGGCCTGGTATGTGACAACCAATTATTTGTCAAAATCACGGAGCCGGGCCTGAAGCTGCTTCCGCAGCAGGAGCAGGGCAGTCCCTATCCCGGCGCCAGGCCGCATTTCCTGATGACGGAACTGGATGATGACCGGGCTCTCTCCTCCTTTGTCCGGGCAACCTGTTCCGTTCTCTCCGCTCCGGATGTCTTATCCGGGAAGAAGAAAAAAGCTTCCGGAGAAAAAAGAAACAGGCGTCCGTAA